In a genomic window of Allomeiothermus silvanus DSM 9946:
- a CDS encoding DUF1338 domain-containing protein: protein MQTVMHSRLETLELVLAGLMRRYQERVPDVAGILRAMVQEGMIARAEDIENDHIAFRTMGVPQLGIRSLEKIFLHYGYQRRDRYYFGAKKLNAHWYAPPDPGFPRIFISELRVTDLSEEAQRIITSYTDEVKADPVDTLDLDNWQEVDAFLHRALWRLPTYADYKRLEAESEYAAWVIYNRYYLNHYTVSVHNLPEPYDDLARYNDFLEAHGFRLNDAGGKIKKSPDGLLLQSSTVARMIEAEFAGGEKHLIPGSYVEFAERGVLPQYAHLPKEAITREHRREGFEAGNADKIFESTYISQAARR from the coding sequence ATGCAGACTGTTATGCATTCCCGGTTGGAGACCCTCGAGCTTGTGTTGGCCGGTCTTATGCGGCGCTACCAGGAGCGGGTTCCCGATGTGGCAGGGATCCTCCGGGCGATGGTGCAGGAGGGGATGATCGCCCGGGCGGAAGACATCGAAAACGATCACATCGCCTTTCGCACCATGGGGGTACCGCAGCTCGGCATCCGCTCGCTGGAGAAGATCTTTCTCCACTACGGCTACCAGCGCCGCGACCGCTACTACTTTGGGGCCAAAAAGCTCAACGCCCACTGGTATGCTCCCCCTGATCCTGGCTTTCCCCGCATCTTCATCAGCGAGCTGCGCGTAACCGACCTCTCGGAGGAGGCGCAGCGTATCATTACCTCCTACACCGACGAGGTAAAAGCCGACCCCGTGGACACCCTCGACCTCGACAACTGGCAGGAGGTGGACGCTTTCTTGCACCGGGCCCTGTGGCGCTTGCCCACCTATGCCGACTACAAACGGCTCGAGGCCGAAAGCGAGTATGCCGCCTGGGTGATCTATAACCGCTACTACCTCAATCACTACACGGTTTCAGTGCATAACCTCCCCGAGCCTTACGACGATCTGGCCCGCTATAACGACTTCCTGGAGGCTCATGGATTCCGCCTCAACGATGCGGGCGGGAAGATCAAGAAGAGCCCCGATGGCCTCCTACTGCAAAGCTCCACCGTGGCCAGGATGATCGAGGCTGAGTTTGCCGGGGGCGAAAAGCATTTGATTCCTGGCTCTTACGTGGAGTTTGCTGAGCGGGGGGTGCTGCCGCAATACGCGCACCTGCCTAAGGAGGCGATCACCCGCGAGCATCGCCGGGAGGGCTTCGAGGCAGGAAACGCCGACAAGATCTTCGAAAGTACCTACATCAGCCAGGCTGCTCGCCGCTAA
- a CDS encoding IS701-like element ISMesi2 family transposase, whose protein sequence is MLSQASPKGVMPMNPPKCDDLDYIHFLIAAQRVFTCTEAARCSPKEKSPPAHDAFTRLLQRQPPDTAALWQEAKAFVKLREGLLILDDTTLDKPYARDMDLVSYHWSGKHQRVVRGIALMTLLWTEGQALIPCDFRVYDKPQDGKSKNDHFQTMLQKAKERGFQPEYVLMDSWYASLENLKAIVSFGWRFLTRLKGNRLVNPEGKGNVPIREVEIPGEGRVVHLRGFGFVRVFRTLSKDGEAEYWATNHLGMSEEKRAELERQGWGIEVYHRGLKQCCGVERAQVRKAVSILRHLLLALRAFLRLEVYRLRRGVSWYEAKASIVREAIRSYLAHPLHILQPTA, encoded by the coding sequence GTGCTTAGCCAAGCTTCTCCAAAGGGGGTGATGCCCATGAACCCACCGAAGTGCGATGACCTGGACTACATCCACTTTCTCATCGCCGCTCAGCGGGTCTTCACCTGTACCGAGGCCGCTCGCTGTAGTCCAAAGGAGAAGAGCCCTCCCGCCCATGATGCCTTTACCCGCCTGCTGCAAAGACAGCCGCCCGACACGGCGGCGCTGTGGCAGGAGGCCAAGGCCTTCGTGAAGCTCAGGGAGGGGCTGCTGATCCTGGACGACACCACCCTGGATAAGCCCTACGCTCGGGACATGGATCTGGTGAGTTACCACTGGAGCGGCAAACACCAAAGGGTGGTTAGGGGCATCGCCCTCATGACCCTGCTGTGGACGGAGGGGCAGGCCCTGATCCCCTGCGACTTTCGGGTCTACGACAAGCCCCAGGATGGGAAGAGCAAAAACGACCACTTTCAGACCATGCTCCAGAAAGCGAAGGAGCGGGGGTTTCAGCCGGAATATGTCCTGATGGACAGCTGGTATGCCAGCTTGGAGAACCTCAAGGCCATAGTCAGCTTTGGCTGGCGGTTTCTGACGCGGCTGAAGGGCAACCGCCTGGTCAACCCGGAGGGGAAGGGAAATGTACCCATCCGTGAGGTGGAAATCCCTGGGGAGGGGAGGGTGGTTCATCTTCGGGGTTTTGGGTTCGTGAGGGTGTTCCGAACGCTCTCCAAGGACGGGGAGGCGGAGTACTGGGCCACGAACCATCTGGGGATGAGCGAAGAGAAGCGGGCGGAGTTAGAGCGGCAAGGATGGGGGATCGAAGTGTACCATCGGGGGCTCAAGCAGTGCTGTGGGGTGGAGCGGGCCCAGGTGAGGAAGGCGGTCTCCATCCTGCGGCACCTCCTCCTGGCTTTGCGGGCCTTCCTCCGGCTGGAGGTCTACCGGCTGCGCAGGGGGGTGAGCTGGTACGAGGCCAAGGCGTCCATTGTTCGCGAGGCAATACGAAGTTATCTCGCCCATCCCCTCCACATCCTTCAGCCAACTGCGTAA
- a CDS encoding SCO family protein, whose translation MAEPTPLPPARRRNVWLPGLLVLLLAGLGYLAYTRFANPYQPYGTPLLNPRAAYDFTLTDNKGKPFRLSSQRGKVVLIFFGFVNCPDVCPTTLLELKKVYQALTPEERRRVQVVMISVDPERDTPEVLDKYVTFFDSSFIGLTGTPQQIAEVAKPYGVFYQKSEIKSAKQYNVDHTASTYLIDPKGALRLIYGNGKPAETQRMVQDVRWALKN comes from the coding sequence ATGGCTGAACCTACCCCCTTGCCTCCGGCCCGTCGGCGCAATGTATGGCTGCCGGGGTTGCTGGTGCTGCTGTTGGCTGGTCTGGGCTATCTGGCCTATACCCGCTTTGCTAACCCCTATCAGCCTTATGGAACCCCGCTTTTGAACCCTCGAGCGGCCTACGACTTTACCCTCACGGACAACAAGGGAAAGCCCTTCCGGCTCTCCTCGCAGCGGGGCAAGGTGGTGCTCATCTTTTTTGGCTTCGTCAACTGCCCGGATGTCTGCCCCACAACCTTACTTGAGCTGAAAAAAGTCTATCAGGCCCTCACCCCCGAGGAGCGCCGCCGGGTGCAGGTGGTCATGATCTCGGTAGACCCGGAGCGCGATACCCCGGAGGTACTCGACAAGTATGTGACCTTCTTCGATTCCAGCTTTATTGGGCTCACCGGGACCCCCCAACAAATCGCCGAGGTGGCTAAGCCCTACGGGGTTTTCTACCAAAAAAGCGAGATTAAGTCCGCTAAGCAGTACAACGTCGACCACACCGCTAGCACCTACCTGATCGATCCTAAGGGGGCACTGCGGCTCATCTACGGCAACGGCAAACCCGCTGAAACCCAGCGGATGGTTCAGGACGTGCGCTGGGCGTTGAAGAACTAA